The sequence below is a genomic window from Paramisgurnus dabryanus chromosome 4, PD_genome_1.1, whole genome shotgun sequence.
TTGCTATTGGCCGTCGTGGCTACTAGTGGAATTTGTCAGTCGAACAGCACCGATGGGTCTCAACAAACATTCCCTCAAGATGCGACAACCTTCAAAACCAACCCGAATGTGGGTCTCCCTCAACCCAGCACCCAAAAAACCATGACTAACAACACTACCCTAAAAATGCCACCTCCACGCTGCAGGAACACCACTTCCATCAAGCTCTACTTCAAATATATTAACACCATGATTTCCTGTGCCGTGTTTGTGGTGGGAATTGTGGGCAATGCCACGTTGTTGAagattatttatcaaaataagtgCATGAGGAACGGACCCAACGCTCTCATCGCCAGTCTGGCTCTTGGGGATCTAATCTACATCATCATTGATATTCCTATCAACGTCTACAAGGTAAGAAATTCAACCCTCTGCCCTAAGCCTCCTTTTCTCTTTACTTTCAATTGATAGGAAATATGACTTCATCATGTTCTCAAAGGGTATTTCACAAACCAAACAGAAACATCAGTCTATACAATACAAAACGTGTACATGAACGCAGGAAAAGGAAAACAGGGTGGCAGAGGAAGTTGGGAGGGGTTTAGATGCAGAGGGCAGGGGTGTGCAATTATATGGTCATCCAGAGTTTATCTCTAGGACCGCCCTGTTACGGTTACAGAGGCTTTTGTGATGAGAGCAGCATGGATATGGCCAGCTAAAAAAAACATAGGGGCTCAAGTACTCTGTTCTGACTAATGCATGGTCACCAGACAAAGTCTCTTGTCGGATTTACTACTCATCAATGAATCTGATAATTAACAGTGTACAGAGACCACAGCTTAGTTCTTACACTGACTGAAAATATGTGAATAAAAGGCAGGAAAGTGTATCTGTAAGATATGCAgtttaaacaaaaattatttGAACAGGTGGGCACACCAGTTTTCCTTGACATCCCAAGAACTGATATAAACTTTATTCAGAGGGATTTTTAACAGAATGTTGTTTGAAATTAgatgttaaaaaatataatcttaGAGCTCATTGAGAACGAGTTAACGATAATCTAATTATGAATTTTGGACCATTTAGGATTTCATTTCTTTAACATGACCTTACTTGGTCAGTATTAAAgttatcaaggttatattttcacagaatgttctttgcattatgattttatgtagaaaacaataaatcacaggTATGATTTTAGCTGAGTTTACTTTTCATTGACTGGATACCATTTTTTAAGCATATAGCATGTCTTGTGTTGTGATGGACAGACTTGTGTGCACGGCAAACGAACTTTCAATACACAtcaaacacacataaacactTACAACTCACTCTCCAGCTGTGCCACTCCCTCACTGATTAAATGCTGCACTCTTCATACAAACAGGGCCAGGATACACCCGTGAGGAGCTTCCTTTCTATACTTGAGCATAATCCGCATACTTTTCCTGTTTAACAAAAGAGAAGGTCCTTTCAGAGAGCCTTGTCAAGGCCACTTGACTGATCACACTTTGCAGGGGTTCTTTGTGAACCAACGCAAGAGGtcatatgaaaaaaatgtgtacGTCAAACAAGGAGACAAATGTTTTCAACGGCACTCTAAGCTGAATAAGAGCAAAAGTACACATTAACCAGTGAAGTGCCTGGGCTAATGCAGACACACTTAAGCTGATTCGTCAGCACAAGATGTGTGCCCTTAAGGCCTAGGAATGGATCAGAgaaggaaaacaaaaaaaatctgctctTTATTTGAGTTAAGGAACAAGCTAATTCCAGAAAGCCAGAATGCTTTTGTTATGCTCCCATTctgtgttttataaataaatgtctttgttttaaaCTAAACAAACTATTTTCCTTAAATTAACTTAATTTCATTCATCTTTAAGCAATGTATTGTTGTTGAGTGTTGTCATATAGCAGTCAGTTCATTAATGAATTTATTTTCCTTGCAGTTACTTGTTGAAAAGTGGCCATTTTATGACAGCTCATTTGGACTTTTCCTATGCAAGCTTGTGCCCTTCCTCCAAAAAGCATCTGTGGGGATTACAGTACTCAATTTATGTGCTTTGAGTGTGGACAGGTAAATCACAACTTTATCACTTTAAACCTTTCATACTGTAGGGCCATGAAATTGTTGAAATGCTTATTTGAAGGCATGCCAACTCTTTTTCCTTTATTCGTTGGTTTCATTTTCTAACTGTGCATGtgtaaaaatacaaacttaTTATTTGCTAAAATCTGTgctcctgtctgtgaaaaccaagtctcaaaatcaaattatgTGATAATGAGCATCAACGTTTGATTTCAGCCAATTATTTCATTTACTCATCCACTATTAAAAAAATCAAGGTTTTATTTTCAACAAATTTTCTTCTactttatgtaggatgattttatgtattaaacagtaaatcttaaaaaaagacTTCAGGATcagatttattataaatataattgttGCTTAACTAACTGATACCACAGGAACAGTATGCAAAATTCTGTAAGTTACCTTCCTTCCTTACAATGCATTGGATTAATAAACATAAGAGCAAAAATATGATCTAAGTTATGTGCTTTAACTATTAGTAAATGAGACCCAAAATTTTGGACTCACAACTTTTGAAacaatatatatacagtactgtggaaaagtcttaggccaccaccatcagacttgttgttttagaagttttaatgtccgtccatatttatttttaatctattttattaagatacaaactgaaaatacaggaaatatgcacaaaaatatatatatatatatttttttttttttcaggactaaatgtcttctttagacatcgtctgtgtttagtgtgacctctcttggcactaaacacatcttgagcgtttttgagcagaatgaagtgaAAAGacgaatttttttaaaattaggatttaatttcatttaggtttaagagatcctgcagtttcctgctattgctcaagtggaaggggagtttaccctaaatacttgacacatcagtctacatttttatacagtttttaatattacatacacatttcctgcaatttctggatgtattttattaaagagactgagaaacaattatatatgatcactataacattgcaaaaacaacaaatctaatatggcctatttttttaatctaatatatatattatcataCTGGAGTCAACTATGACCATTTATCGTACctcaaataataaaataaagcttttttttGTCCTCATCCCTCTTGCTTCTTAACCTTTTACTAATTTGACCTTTAAACTTCATGCCACACATAAAGCTAAGGGCTTGAATTTCACTGTTCAGGTTTAGGGATCAGGTATAGGCAAAGGTCAGAAAGTGGGTTTATGGTTTAAGCCCATGGCACGCAATGCAAATGTGTAATACAAAGTTATTTGCTCTGAATTTCTATTCAATGTTTTTTACATCGCGTGATGTTGTCTAAATCACTGTGCGTGCTTGTTATTCATCTTCACACTTGAATGGATCTCCAAGTTTAGGCAGGACTTAAACTTTCCGGCTTTGGGGTTTCTGTAACTAAATCAAAAACACATGACGCTGACGTTGCTGACTATATGGAATCCATCTGTTTATccttttgtattgtttttaaagctttattttgtctttttcatggccaatataaacaatattatgtttttatataggctactttatcttttttatataaCAATAGAAAAACATGTATATAGATTGGTGCTTAGAACAATAGTTTTTGTCAAACAACATGGTCTGTTGCATAAAGTGACCTTTAGCTTCATCTAATTTTTCAAATGTAAGTGGAATAGCTGTGATGAACTTTTTTATAAGACTCATATATCACCCTACCTGAGAAACCTAATGTCATTTTAGTGattaaccttgatatctttaaaactGCCAAAActgtcatgtcaaagattaaaattaaagtgaaatcgaTGACTGAAATTTAACTCTGATGCTCTAATGGATACGCTAAGATGACTGCATAAAAGGAGCATAAATGAagtgaaataaaaattttagtTCAGTTTACTAATTTTTACAAATGCAACTCATTTTTGTCAAAGGAAACAAAGCACACAAtgcaaatgtttaaataaatcttttgtaTAGTTGATCCGGGTGGTTCCCGTGAAAAGCTTCTCAGGAAACATTGATGGATTTGCTCATGTGGTTTAGGGGAAAAGGCGTGCCGTAAGCCTGTCAAGTTCTTGTCTGGATGAGGGCATTTCCTCCAGTTTATAAGGTCAGCTCTAATGGGCACCTCTCATTAGAAAGTCTTTTCCTCATCAGCACGCTGAAGCCACCTGCCCACCTCTGTTTAATCATGACCATGACAAAGAAAATGATAAAGTAGAGCAGGAAGGGCTGTTTTTTTGTCAAAAGATTAGACACTGAAACTAACTGCATTTCTAAACAAGAGAACCAGGACAAAATATTTACAGGTGGGTTCTCTTTATTCTAGACTCTGCAAATGATCaagatttattaatttaataacattttagaTATTAACTGGGCTTTATTTCttctttttgtttactttgtatGAGTGAATTCAAGCCGCAAACACATAGCAGCATGTTGCGCATTTTAATGAATCACTTCATGAATCAAAAAGCTGGCCTTAATTTCACAACAGCGCAGCCGCTTTCTATTAGTTCCTGAATCACGAAGAGGAAATGTTCAGCACATCTCGTCCGTTTGCGTTCGTCGTGTTGTGTGGGTTTGGATATCATGTCGTTCTTTCCAGCTGAGCGTCTGCGAAGTGGCTACATCTCCACTTAGTGAAATATAAATGTCCTATTGTTGTTAAACAGGAATATTCAAATGGGTCATTAAAAAAGGATTTACATATAAAATCTTGATGCACCATTTTACAGAAACATCCACTAGAGAAAAGATATTAATGAAACAAACAGGCAAACATAACTCAGAAAAAAAGTATACAAGCAACCAGGCAAACCAATGACTTTATCCAAACAAACAGCTGATGTATATGTCTGTAAGCATTTCGGtaatatgaatattaaaatgCAGAGCAGTCTTTTCATTAAACTTGGATCAACGATGTCTGGCTGATCGTAGCTCTATACCAGAAGCTGAGTGTTTTCACAGCTGCTATGCGTTATTTGGACAGAAGCTTTCCTACAGGACATGAATCTGAACTGGTCAAGTTTTGCAGGTGTTGACATAAAAACCTGAATGAAGGATTAAAGAGTAAAAGCTGAGGTCGTATACAAAGCTGATGGTGTAGATGCGAAGTTGCCGGTTTTGGAAGTGTCTCATGCTTATCTGGTTTAAAATCATGAAACTGATTACCAATCAACTCATGATCTTCACAGCAATGTGTTAACAGTTTGTCCCTCTGTGATCAGGTACAGGGCTGTAGCATCTTGGAGCAGAGTGCAGGGTGTGGGCATCCCCCTGTTTACTGCCATTGAGATCTCCTGCATCTGGATCCTATCCATCATCCTGGCTGTGCCTGAGGCAGTGGTCTTCAACATGATCACCTTCACCTACAACAACCAAACCATACACACGTGTATGCTGAAGCCTACAACTAACTTCATGACGGTACGCTTATTTCAGTCCAGTGTGTTTTTCCTTCAGCATGTGTTGTGCGTAAGAGGCAAACACCTGAGCGGTTTGCAATAAACATTGCATTAGGTCATGACCTCAGGCAGGATGCTATGAAAGACTATGCTGTGATCTTTTCCAAAGCCACCAAACTTTGATCCTGGgaaacaacattttttgtaaaTCGCTTACAAAACAGAGGGATAAGACTCAAAGCTTTCGATTTCCTTTAGTTGCCCCATGAAGACGATATCTGGAGATTTCTTTCGCTTTGTTCAGCCCGAAGAAGTAAATTGATAGCAGATCGCGTGCGCAATTACAAACTGATGCATCTCCCTCAAGCAGAGCCGTATGTGTGGATGAAAACACTGAGTTCATTCTCACACGAGCACTGCAGTTAATCACAAAAACAAAAGACGATTCAGACACGATAGAGTTTAATTGAATACAGATGCAATTGCATTATTATTCAATTGTATTTGAAGGCTTCGTGGACTGTTTTACATGTGTTCATTTATGTAACTGGCACTTAGATAATGTATTTAAGATTAGGATTACTTAGGCATTGACATAGTTCAACTATTTGTTTTGGTAAGATTTAAAAcaagaaaatgaaataatacatGTGTTTTGTCTGCTTTTAGTTCTATGTGGAATGGAAAGACTGGTGGTTGTTTGGATTTTACTTTTGTGTACCACTGGCTTGCACAGCTATCTTCTACACGCTCATGACATGTGAAATGCTCAACCACAGAAACGGAAGCCTTCGAATTGCCCTCAGTGAGCATCTCAAACAAGTAAGAGAAACTCTTCAATACTACTCATGCTAGTACAAATACTCATACTAGTCAAAGTAATATATCATACTTCTCATACTGGTATTCTACAttctcagaaataaaagtacaaaagttgtcactaaTATGGTATAAGAGTGTAATCATACCACCAAGAattcttaaaggacaagttcggtattttagacttaaagccctgttttcagattgtttatggtgaaatagaatggttttgactgaaatttgttgttaacttgtggacctgtTGTTAactcgttgttaacttgtggacctatttttccaaatgcctcacacccgtacattcttccgcttagagcttgaataatagacactccagcccaggtggtcgcgctaatccgccattgccaattgcaagaatagaaacaaagttcccggcgcagagtaataccgtacctcacaggacatctaatacaagtcaatggagttggtaaaaactacgatacagtaaaacctgttggaatgcgtcttttgcagcgatttttgtgtgagcataccagtgaacacccctgaccactcggtgagtttcacgtctttgtaaacgaaagtttaatgcattttaggaaggattgttccagtgcaccattaaacccattgtagaggtgtgaggtgaaacacaatctcgcaaaaattctcagggcagccgcaaatgtcgaaatttcagtcaaaaccattctatttcaccataaacaatctgaaaacagggctttaagtctaaaataccgaacttgtcctttaagcacTTCTTCAGCATACTTCTTTAGTATACTACACTTCTAATTCTTTACcataaaaaatgtaacaattgtttttgcaatgcagcgacttttttaaagttaaccTCCAGAATAATTTTCTGCTTTATTTCCTTATTTAACTTTATGGATGAGCCATATAATTTATCAGAGAGAATGTATTCATTACCAATATATTGAATCATCTGTTTTCCTAAACTTCTTATGATAGAGTCCAGACATCATAAAATATCAGTCTATACTCATAGGTAAATATGTTGTGGATGtgacaaaaaagaaaacaagtttttagGAGACCAAGTAGGAATTTGgtgaattaaaatgcacaagAACCATAATACCCAATAAATGGAGACGGCTCTTCAAAgaacaaattatatttataatattttaatgttcaCGTGCCTTGGTATTTCAAATTGGCATTTCAGCCACCAAATAATGGCATCTGAGATATGGTAAAAAATGAGTAAAAACTGGTTTTACAAACcaggcttaaagggacactccacttttttgaaaatatgctcattttccagctcccctagatttaaacatttaatttttaccatttcggaatccattcagtcgatctctgggtctggcactagcacttttagcatagctaagcataagccattaaatctgattagtccattagcatcgcttaaaaaaatgaccaaagagtttctatatttttcctatttaaaacatgaatattgtagttacattgtgtactaagaccgacggaaaattaaaagttgctattttctaggccagtatggttaggaactatactctcattctgctggaggtgcagtgcccgaaaatagtcctctgttattgaaagttaccaaggggactattttctttGTAATAcaattgcgcctcctgcagccatggtacggcagcagagtctttgattattacgccagaatgagagtatagttcctagccatatcggcctagaaaatcacaacttaaaATTTTTCATTGGTCTTAGTAAACAATGTAACTACAAtattcaagttttaaataggaaaaatatcgaaactctttggttatttttgagcacaatgctaatggtctaatcagattcaatggattatgctaagctatgctaaaagtggtatcgcCAAACACGgagatcggctaaatggattccaaaacagtaaaaataaaatgtttaactctggggagcatattttagcatattttcaaaaaagtggagtgtccctttaaggctaGTTTAAGACTAAGACTTAAGCCGTCTAAACTGAAAaaaacttgcactgacagatcttaaatTGTGTCAgggccattgatttgtctcaccAGTAACATTTttcagcaagtttattaaagatgcttaaacatcttagGCCTAGTCACACGTACACAGACATTTTTATAAAGAGAGTTTTTCCctcttttgttaaaaaaaatcttgcgTCCACATGAACACGAAAAACgtttgtggctagaagggatacagctagaGCCAAAATCTCATGGAATCTCACCAGCCGTTTTCATTCttatcctacccccaaaccaaaccctaaacccaacattttacgGGATTCGGGCCATAGCTCCTATCTACCCAGAGACGCTgattttcatcctaatccttcCCCCAATCCTAACCTTAATCCCAGCATTTTGAGAGATTTGGCCAAagctgtatcccctctagccagAACTGCGAAAACTTGGTACTTTATGAagcgctgtcaagagcatgccaagCCAACACATGAGGATATATCCCTAACTGTAAAGCCttgttggccaatcagaagccatTGCAGTCTCACCTTGGCACAAGCAACTTAAGCTAATCcttgggcctcatttataaagtgtgcgtacgcaaaaatccacggcaaagtccatatttataaaaactgtctttgacgtggaaaagtgcttagcgccacgtcagggtctgagcagaggtacgcacttttgcttgtctgattgctgcaggtttttggaaatataagccattcttgctgctcgaaattgggtttaaacattgacaagcgctcttTTTTATATCTATAACAttaattgggcatcgtttaaagacggagatctgaaactgctcggctgcgcATAAGTTCAAGTtaatttgcgatttatagatttaaAAGGGGTACGTGCATTTTCtgcgcgtacgttcggtttatgaatcacacatacgcatttttgataaatgatcgtaagatcaaatgtaggatggtttttacgcaCCATTTTATAACTGAGGCCCCTTGTCTACGAAACCTGGCCTATTTTTACCGTAAGGTTGTGAGTGTGTGAAACTTATGAGTGAGTTTTAGGAGCTTGGAGAATGCATTATATAACCCTTACAGTAAATGACATTCCTTGTTTATGTTCTGCAGCGGCGTGAAGTGGCCAAAGCCGTCTTCTGTTTAGTGCTGATCTTTGCCCTTTGCTGGTTTCCCCTGCATCTCAGCAGACTCTTGAAGAAAAATGTTTACGTTCCGAATGATGAAAGACGTTGCGACCTACTCAAGTGAGTGAGCCTTTGATATTCGTCCTCTGAGAGTAGACTTATTTGTGTTAAACCATACATGCAATGCTTCGAACatccaatattttttttcttatttatatagttttgtaaatatatcatcaatatttatttagctatgtaaatataataaataactgAATATATGTCCAAAACTTCAGCTTCCTGTTGATCATGGATTATTTTGGTATAAACTTGGCCACCGTCAACTCCTGCATCAATCCCATCATCCTCTACTTTGTCAGCAAGAAGTTTAAGAACTGCTTTAAGGTGAGCTTAAATGTGCCTGTTTCTGCATTAAGGTGCAATTACTTACTTTCCATCTTTCTTCTTAATGCCGTTCCAGCATTTATGGCAATATTCATGGCAAGCACTGATGTATCCATACACAAGGTTGATCTATGCAAGTTCATTCATACAGGGCAATTtgtatctccaattcaccttacttgcatgtttttggcctgtgggaggatgCAGAGTAAACCcgcgctgacacagggagaacataaAAAAGCCACCGGACCTAGCCAGGGCTCGAACCAGAGACCTTTTATCtagtgctacccactgagcgAGCCCAAGATGCATTTAAAACCGACCGAAATGAtactaaatgtgtttttttacaatgtattcTTAATACATGAAAAATGCTCCCATTATATAATCAAATTACGAACTTTTGTTTTATTTCGGTTTGATTCATGGAGACAATGTGAAGGGTGAGGTGAGTCATTCTACAAGTTCAAGAGAGATAAGCCATGCCTTATCCTGGTTGTCTTCATTGTGAGGAAAGTATGCCAAATTTAACGTCAGACCCTGAGTGGGCCCCTTCCAGTAAGGCATTGAGCATACGCACAAAGGTATGATACAGATTAAGTCCTTTCAAGACAAAGCAAAATCCTTGGATTTGAAAgtatcactttattttgattgtCCTTTTTGTTGACTCTAAGGAACATTTCACCTAAATGTCAACTAACAGACTATCTGCTTGATATCTGCTATTTCCCGGGCTAGgccaggtggcctttctgtgtggagtttgtaTTGTAAAATATTGCAAGTTAGGTGAAgtggagataccaaattgccCCTCACCAACCTGAGTATGGAataacttgtgtatggattaaccagttctctgcataaatatagccatagatgctggaatggtgtgaagaataaataaataaatgaataaataatatcTGATATCACCTTGATGGTTCCTTAATAGACATATGATTTTAATTTGTTCctttgttttctctttattgtatCGCTGTATTAGTCCTGCCTGTGCTGCTGGTGTTATAGCAAGAACCAGGTCTCAAGCTCAGGCCCCATGAACGGCACCAGCATCCAGTGCAAAAACCATGAGCCCTGCAACCTTAACACAGACAGAAGCCTCCGCAAAGACAGCGACTGAACAGTGGACGTAGACCACTCGCAACAGTCAGTCTACAAACATGCTTTAAACGCTACGAACCGGACATCAGCCAGTGTCAATCTTTGTAATTGCATTTTCATGACAGAAACTATAGTCCCTCTGTGGTTTTATATATAGCCACAAATTAGACAATGgacttgatatatttaaagtctCCTGTAGACCCGGAGCAGCTGTTCCCATAGACTTCCAGAGTGTTGTTGTTCAATGTGAGAAATTGTGGGAGTTTAAACCAACAGTAACAGGATGCAGCTGAATCTTAACAGCAACAAATTAATTCTCATCAGGAACTCAAAGCGTTTTCCACGTAAGCACTGTACTATGAAAATCCTTCAAATCATCAGTGTCCGATGTAAAAGGAAGTTTGAGAAAGGAAAAGTGAAGTGGTCTGGGTCAGTCTGTTGCTTTGCATCAGTTCCTTTTTAACAAGCTTAGCCAAAGAATCTCCAGGCGTGCCCTTGAGTAGGCAGCCCATCATTTAAATTCAGTGTCCGTTTTAATGTCCGTTTGTTATTTTTAGTCTGGACACAATCATGGAAGCTTGAGCAACAGGAACTTTCGAGTACTTCAGGCTTCAAACTTTATTTAGTTGTTTAGTGAATCTTGTTGTGCGCTGGACGTCACCTCTGTTTATTTAGTGGGAAAGATAGATAATGTAGATATTTTCACCTGCCTTTGTGTTTTGTTAAATTTTTATGTACTGCATACAGTATATGCATGGAAAGTGGCTTTATCTCTAAAAAAGgtgttaaattaaaatgaatatgtAAGGTTGGGGGAAAAATTTAATAGAATTTATTAAACCTTGATTAATCACAATTTAATCTAGTAAGTCTAAATTTTACCAGCTGGATTCCCTAACTATCAATTCCAGCAACGAGGAGGCAaataaatttgacctttttggAATTTAAGAGTGATTTCTAGGAAGGTATCCAACTGCAATAAACTTTGGGTTATTGTGCGCTCTTGACAAAAATGAtagaaagaaaaaacatttctgcGTTCTGAGCATATAAGAGCGTGGGAAATAGGACATTTATGTAATCGAAATAGCAACGcccactgtaaaaagtgaaaagttgtatcaacttaaaaaattatttctattggtaacacttaaaaaaatattttattattatattattactataatacattttttttaagggtgAAATTTTACGTTTTTTAAGGGTGAAATTTCAAAGTAATTTtattaagttgatccaacttttcactttttacagtatacATTAACTTGCTTTATTTTTACACTGTGAATTTTACCATAGGTCATAAATGATGTAAACCTTGTATACtttattatttctattatttAATGGCC
It includes:
- the ednraa gene encoding endothelin receptor type Aa produces the protein MCAMTLRLFLLLAVVATSGICQSNSTDGSQQTFPQDATTFKTNPNVGLPQPSTQKTMTNNTTLKMPPPRCRNTTSIKLYFKYINTMISCAVFVVGIVGNATLLKIIYQNKCMRNGPNALIASLALGDLIYIIIDIPINVYKLLVEKWPFYDSSFGLFLCKLVPFLQKASVGITVLNLCALSVDRYRAVASWSRVQGVGIPLFTAIEISCIWILSIILAVPEAVVFNMITFTYNNQTIHTCMLKPTTNFMTFYVEWKDWWLFGFYFCVPLACTAIFYTLMTCEMLNHRNGSLRIALSEHLKQRREVAKAVFCLVLIFALCWFPLHLSRLLKKNVYVPNDERRCDLLNFLLIMDYFGINLATVNSCINPIILYFVSKKFKNCFKSCLCCWCYSKNQVSSSGPMNGTSIQCKNHEPCNLNTDRSLRKDSD